The Mercurialis annua linkage group LG2, ddMerAnnu1.2, whole genome shotgun sequence genome contains a region encoding:
- the LOC126670456 gene encoding uncharacterized protein LOC126670456: protein MNDKSRNKGLMDFFKIEPKNLDSSMSSSSEAIINIPQKRSRVEFNPDELVVDPGVRNYIESYDVSIRDHVRMAYLSKGPCQPYRFDFPKKKQGKNMRSFQAVWFRKFPWLEYSDEKDSAYCLYCYLFARPSSRSTAFTSKGFNNWKKAIESFNEHVGGVSSIHNSARCDCEDFQNQHQNMSLALIAQNPEMEVTYHTRLTVVLHVVRILLLQGLAFCSDESSISSNKGNFLEMMTWYADCNESVRNIIDSNAHDYNQVTSPQIQKELVKACASQITSIMLTELGDRNFSILIDEVWDEFMKQQMVVFLRFVDKNGEVIERFLAIETIGDTSFGSLKAVFARHGLSISKLRGQSYGGVSNMRGEFNDLKELIRNENPFAFCIHHFAHQLHSVVVSVAKNIPAVWDLFTYTSMIVDTVGDFSKRTNASEQKYHDILKKLEADDSLIGRDKYQETSFARPSDTRWGSYYVTLIRLMCMWDSVLWVLEKVHEDGFLFGHRESAGSLIEKMESFQFVFVLHFMRKILGTSHVLSNSLLHRNIATAMNLIDYFKEVLQKLREDGWDALLQEVVIFCQKMHIPVPDMEEHLPIPGRSRRVGQTITYHHHYRNEIFLAVIDLLVVEMNNRFSETSNVLLGYISCLDPSNSFARFDQHKLISFAMLYSDDFSSTDMSILKDQLQTYICDVRKSSDFTSCHDLASLARKMVQTYRHLVFPLVYRLIELALILPVATSSVERAVSSMNIIKTELHDMTRDEWINDRMVCYIESGIFAAIDDEDILQHF from the exons ATGAATG ATAAATCAAGAAATAAAGGTTTGATGGATTTTTTCAAAATCGAACCTAAGAATCTTGACTCAAGTATGTCATCATCTTCTGAAGCCATCATCAATATTCCACAGAAGAGAAGTCGTGTGGAGTTCAATCCCGATGAACTCGTTGTCGATCCGGGGGTTCGAAACTATATTGAGAGCTATGATGTGTCAATTAGAGATCATGTCAGGATGGCGTACCTGTCGAAAGGTCCGTGTCAACCATATCGCTTTGATTTTCCTAAGAAAAAACAAGGGAAAAACATGAGGAGTTTTCAAGCAGTATGGTTCAGAAAATTTCCGTGGTTAGAGTATAGCGATGAAAAAGACTCCGCTTATTGTTTGTATTGTTATCTCTTTGCTCGTCCTTCTTCAAGAAGTACAGCTTTTACGAGTAAAGGGTTTAATAATTGGAAAAAGGCAATTGAATCTTTTAATGAACATGTTGGCGGAGTTAGCAGTATCCATAATAGTGCAAGATGTGATTGTGAGGACTTCCAGAATCAACATCAAAACATGTCGCTTGCTTTGATAGCTCAAAATCCTGAAATGGAAGTTACTTATCACACTCGTTTGACAGTAGTGTTACATGTTGTTCGCATTCTCCTGTTGCAGGGTCTTGCATTTTGTAGTGATGAGTCTTCTATCTCTTCAAACAAGGGAAATTTTCTAGAGATGATGACATGGTATGCGGACTGTAATGAAAGTGTGAGAAATATTATTGATAGTAATGCTCACGATTATAACCAAGTGACTTCTCCCCAAATTCAAAAGGAATTGGTCAAAGCTTGTGCTTCACAAATAACATCAATCATGCTCACTGAACTTGGAGATCGTAATTTTTCCATTCTTATTGATGAAGTTTGGGATGAGTTCATGAAGCAACAAATGGTGGTATTCTTGAGGTTTGTGGATAAGAATGGCGAGGTAATTGAAAGGTTTCTTGCCATTGAGACTATTGGTGACACTTCTTTCGGCTCATTAAAAGCAGTATTTGCTCGTCATGGTTTGTCTATTTCTAAATTACGAGGTCAATCATATGGTGGAGTTTCCAACATGAGGGGAGAATTTAATGACTTGAAGGAGCTTATTCGAAATGAAAATCCTTTTGCCTTTTGTATTCATCACTTTGCCCATCAGTTGCATTCGGTGGTTGTTTCTGTTGCTAAGAACATTCCGGCTGTTTGGGACTTATTTACTTATACAAGTATGATTGTCGACACAGTTGGTGATTTTTCCAAAAGAACAAATGCATCTGAGCAAAAATATCATGACATCTTGAAGAAATTAGAGGCAGATGATTCTTTAATAGGGAGGGACAAATATCAAGAGACTAGCTTTGCAAGGCCATCTGATACTCGCTGGGGTTCGTATTATGTAACTTTAATTCGTTTGATGTGCATGTGGGATTCAGTTTTGTGGGTACTTGAAAAAGTTCATGAAGATGGTTTTCTTTTTGGACATAGGGAATCAGCCGGCAGTTTGATAGAGAAGATGGAAAGTTTTCAGTTTGTATTTGTTCTGCATTTCATGCGTAAAATATTGGGTACGTCACATGTTTTGTCAAATAGCTTACTGCATCGGAATATTGCTACTGCAATGAACCTAATAGATTATTTCAAAGAAGTGTTACAAAAACTGCGAGAGGATGGGTGGGATGCTTTATTACAAGAGGTTGTCATCTTTTGTCAGAAGATGCATATCCCGGTGCCTGATATGGAAGAGCACTTGCCAATTCCAGGGCGTTCTCGGCGTGTGGGGCAAACGATAACCTATCATCATCATTATCGTAATGAGATTTTTCTTGCGGTGATTGATCTGCTTGTTGTGGAGATGAATAATAGGTTCTCTGAAACAAGCAATGTGCTATTAGGATACATCTCATGTCTCGATCCAAGCAACTCTTTTGCTAGATTTGATCAGCATAAATTGATTAGTTTTGCTATGCTTTATTCTGATGATTTCTCATCTACTGATATGTCCATCTTGAAAGATCAACTTCAGACATACATTTGCGATGTGAGAAAAAGTTCTGATTTTACTAGTTGTCATGATCTTGCTAGTCTTGCAAGAAAGATGGTTCAAACTTATAGGCACTTGGTGTTTCCATTGGTTTATCGCTTGATTGAGTTGGCTTTAATTCTACCGGTGGCTACATCATCCGTTGAGAGAGCTGTTTCATCAATGAATATTATCAAAACAGAGTTACACGACATGACGAGAGATGAATGGATAAATGATAGGATGGTGTGTTATATTGAGAGCGGGATATTTGCTGCGATTGATGATGAAGATATTTTACAACATTTTTAG